The Paeniglutamicibacter sulfureus genome includes a region encoding these proteins:
- a CDS encoding PhoH family protein has translation MDQQLNQVGQPRGTDALVQFDSSDQMVATLGAHDELLRVITGAYPLAELHVRGNELKVSGDAVQAHKALRVISEARTLAGNGTRISAQTIEQLVRMLESTGADEAQSVLGLKILSGRGKAIRPKTVNQKSYVDAIDENTVIFGIGPAGTGKTYLAMAKAVAALQAKEVSRIILTRPAVEAGEKLGFLPGTLTDKIDPYLRPLYDALHDMIEPDSMPRLLAAGTIEVAPLAYMRGRTLNDAFIILDEAQNTTPEQMKMFLTRLGFGSKIVVTGDITQVDLPGGTKSGLRVVTEILEGVDDIAFCELDASDVVRHRLVGSIVGAYERWTVRQDPNFNRSQARARRRAGTSKNPEHAAEKKQQGPAPENQEQSP, from the coding sequence ATGGACCAACAATTGAACCAAGTGGGCCAGCCCCGGGGAACCGACGCCCTGGTCCAGTTCGACAGTTCGGACCAAATGGTCGCCACGCTCGGTGCGCACGATGAGCTGCTGCGCGTGATCACGGGAGCCTATCCGCTGGCGGAATTGCACGTCCGCGGCAACGAGCTGAAGGTCAGCGGCGACGCGGTCCAGGCCCACAAGGCCCTGCGCGTGATTTCCGAGGCCCGCACGCTGGCTGGAAACGGCACCCGCATTTCCGCCCAGACCATTGAGCAATTGGTGCGCATGCTGGAAAGCACCGGCGCCGACGAGGCCCAATCGGTGCTGGGCCTGAAGATCCTCTCGGGCCGCGGCAAGGCCATCCGCCCCAAGACCGTGAACCAGAAGAGCTACGTCGACGCGATCGACGAGAACACCGTCATCTTCGGCATCGGCCCCGCCGGCACCGGCAAGACGTACCTGGCCATGGCCAAGGCGGTCGCCGCGCTGCAGGCCAAGGAAGTCAGCCGCATCATCCTGACCCGCCCGGCCGTCGAGGCGGGGGAGAAGCTCGGCTTCCTGCCCGGCACGCTCACCGACAAGATCGACCCCTACCTGCGCCCCCTCTACGATGCGCTGCACGACATGATCGAGCCCGACTCGATGCCCAGGCTCCTGGCCGCCGGCACCATCGAGGTCGCGCCCCTGGCCTACATGCGCGGGCGCACGCTCAACGACGCCTTCATCATCCTGGACGAGGCGCAGAACACCACGCCCGAGCAGATGAAGATGTTCCTCACGCGGCTCGGCTTCGGGTCCAAGATCGTCGTGACCGGGGACATCACCCAGGTCGACCTTCCCGGCGGCACCAAGTCGGGGCTGCGCGTGGTCACCGAGATCCTCGAGGGCGTTGACGACATCGCCTTCTGCGAACTGGACGCCAGCGACGTGGTCCGTCACCGACTGGTGGGTTCCATCGTCGGCGCCTACGAACGCTGGACGGTGCGCCAGGACCCCAATTTCAACCGGTCCCAGGCGCGTGCCCGCCGTCGCGCCGGCACCTCGAAGAACCCCGAACACGCGGCCGAAAAGAAACAACAGGGCCCCGCGCCCGAAAACCAGGAGCAATCCCCATGA
- the dnaJ gene encoding molecular chaperone DnaJ: MSTHYEVLGVSKDATGEEIKKAYRKLARKLHPDVNPGEDASEKFKLVTRAYEVLSDADKRANYDATGNENGNGQTGFGGGGGFGGGGFGDIFEQFFGGGGAQGPASRTQRGRDALITAIIDLADAVAGTVYPLEMETAVTCPTCEGSCCRPGTSPVTCTICHGAGQVQRPVRSFLGQMMTVETCAACRGFGTTIPDPCIDCNGQGRIRERISKQLKVPAGVASGTRIHLASQGEAGPGGGPNGDLYVEIEVRRHKIFERDGVDLHARMNVPMTAAALGADLDLETFDGSQVIEVESGAQSGDTVRLPGLGVPRLRGGKRGDIIVHLQVETPTKIDSEQRELLQQLAKLRGEEFAEGRMENSGGMFSRLRGKLGNLGA; this comes from the coding sequence GTGAGCACCCATTACGAAGTCCTGGGCGTCAGCAAGGACGCCACCGGCGAGGAAATCAAGAAGGCCTACCGCAAGTTGGCCCGAAAGCTCCACCCGGACGTGAACCCCGGCGAGGACGCGAGCGAGAAGTTCAAGCTGGTCACCCGCGCCTACGAGGTGCTCTCCGATGCGGACAAGCGCGCCAACTACGATGCCACGGGCAACGAGAACGGCAACGGCCAGACCGGCTTCGGCGGCGGCGGAGGATTCGGCGGGGGTGGCTTCGGTGACATCTTCGAGCAGTTCTTCGGCGGCGGCGGAGCCCAGGGTCCTGCTTCGCGCACCCAGCGCGGCCGCGACGCGTTGATCACCGCCATCATCGACCTGGCCGACGCGGTGGCCGGGACCGTCTACCCGCTGGAGATGGAAACGGCAGTCACCTGCCCGACCTGCGAGGGCAGCTGCTGCCGTCCGGGCACCTCCCCGGTCACCTGCACCATCTGCCACGGTGCCGGACAGGTCCAGCGCCCGGTGCGCTCGTTCCTGGGCCAGATGATGACGGTTGAGACCTGCGCCGCCTGCCGCGGCTTCGGCACCACCATCCCCGACCCCTGCATCGACTGCAATGGCCAGGGCCGCATCCGCGAACGCATTTCCAAGCAGCTCAAGGTTCCCGCCGGCGTTGCCAGCGGCACCCGCATCCACCTGGCCAGCCAGGGCGAGGCCGGCCCGGGGGGCGGACCGAACGGCGATCTCTACGTCGAGATCGAGGTCCGCCGGCACAAGATCTTTGAACGCGACGGCGTTGACCTGCACGCGCGGATGAACGTGCCGATGACGGCCGCCGCCCTCGGCGCGGACCTGGACCTGGAGACCTTCGACGGCTCCCAGGTGATCGAGGTCGAATCCGGCGCGCAGTCAGGGGACACTGTTCGGCTTCCGGGCTTGGGCGTCCCGCGCCTGCGCGGCGGCAAGCGCGGGGACATCATCGTCCACCTGCAGGTGGAGACTCCCACCAAGATCGACTCCGAACAGCGTGAGCTTCTTCAGCAGCTGGCCAAGCTCCGCGGCGAGGAATTCGCCGAGGGCCGCATGGAAAACAGCGGCGGAATGTTCTCGCGACTGCGCGGGAAGCTGGGCAACCTGGGCGCATGA
- the hrcA gene encoding heat-inducible transcriptional repressor HrcA: MTEPRRLEVLRAIVEDYVQSREPVGSRALLDRHDLGVSAATIRNDMASLEEEGLIVAPHTSSGRIPTEKGYRHFVDQIGDIKPLSGAERRAIAALLEGSHDVNDVLENTVRLLASITRQVALIQVPHYSNATVRHIELVGLGGGQTLVVLIASSGKVEQRVILLPPSLGESDLQQLRAVLLSVLDAKPISDVVRLAQGVPELVEPRLAPAVRALAEALGALARNSSVDRILTAGTANLARANLDFPLSITPVLEALEEQVVLLRLFSELEQDAHGIAVGIGTENQYGALTEASVVATGYGPGEQAMIGVLGPTRMNYPTSMAAVRAVARYLSRILAG, from the coding sequence ATGACCGAACCACGTAGGCTCGAAGTCCTTCGAGCCATCGTTGAGGACTACGTGCAGTCACGGGAGCCCGTTGGTTCGCGTGCCCTGCTCGATCGCCACGATTTGGGCGTCTCCGCCGCCACGATCCGCAACGACATGGCATCGCTGGAGGAGGAAGGGCTCATCGTGGCCCCGCATACCTCCTCCGGGCGGATCCCCACGGAAAAGGGCTACCGGCACTTCGTTGACCAAATCGGGGACATCAAGCCGCTCTCGGGCGCGGAACGACGCGCCATCGCGGCGCTGCTCGAGGGATCCCACGACGTCAACGACGTGCTGGAAAACACCGTGAGGCTGCTGGCCAGCATCACCCGGCAGGTTGCCCTGATCCAGGTGCCGCACTATTCGAACGCCACCGTTCGCCACATCGAATTGGTGGGACTGGGCGGCGGGCAGACCCTGGTGGTGCTCATCGCCTCCAGCGGCAAGGTCGAACAGCGCGTGATCCTGCTCCCGCCCTCCTTGGGGGAGTCGGACCTGCAACAACTGCGCGCGGTGCTTCTCTCCGTCCTGGACGCCAAGCCGATATCCGACGTCGTCCGGCTCGCCCAGGGTGTCCCGGAACTCGTCGAGCCGCGCCTGGCACCGGCGGTCCGTGCGTTGGCCGAGGCCCTTGGCGCCCTGGCGCGCAATTCCTCGGTGGACAGGATCCTCACCGCCGGCACCGCGAACCTGGCCCGCGCCAACCTGGATTTCCCGCTGAGCATCACCCCGGTGCTGGAGGCGCTCGAGGAACAGGTGGTGCTTTTGCGCCTCTTCTCCGAGCTAGAACAGGACGCCCACGGCATTGCCGTGGGCATCGGCACGGAAAACCAATACGGCGCCCTGACCGAGGCCTCGGTGGTCGCCACCGGATACGGTCCCGGCGAGCAGGCCATGATCGGCGTGCTGGGTCCGACGCGGATGAACTATCCCACCTCGATGGCCGCGGTTCGCGCCGTCGCCCGATATCTTTCCCGAATCCTGGCCGGCTAA
- a CDS encoding DUF3097 family protein, translated as MSYHGWGAQDISAPRKRTLRKVPLARGLLLEDVESGWVGEVVRTEKSGGMRVMVLEDRHGRTKSFRAGFGFLLEGEPVEIIEPAAAPPAPQGTARSASGSRMVTDLKARTARASRVWVEGKHDAQLVEKVWGHDLRVEGIVVEPLHGVDDLAGAIRAFAPSPQRKLGILVDHLVAGTKEARIAAEAMRVPGAAGNVLIVGHPYVDVWQAIRPSVLKIKAWPVVPRGTDWKTGILKGLGWPHQEQIDVAQGWERILGQVRSYADLEPSLLGRVEEVIDFLTAGDH; from the coding sequence ATGAGCTACCACGGCTGGGGCGCCCAGGACATCAGCGCCCCCAGGAAACGCACACTGCGCAAGGTCCCGCTGGCCCGCGGCCTGCTGCTGGAGGACGTGGAAAGCGGATGGGTCGGCGAGGTGGTTCGCACCGAAAAATCCGGCGGCATGCGCGTGATGGTTCTCGAGGACCGCCACGGACGCACCAAGTCCTTCCGCGCCGGCTTCGGCTTCCTGCTCGAGGGCGAGCCGGTGGAAATCATCGAACCCGCCGCCGCTCCCCCGGCTCCCCAGGGAACCGCACGCAGCGCCTCCGGCTCACGCATGGTCACCGACCTGAAGGCACGCACGGCGCGTGCCAGCCGCGTCTGGGTCGAGGGCAAGCACGATGCCCAGCTGGTCGAGAAGGTGTGGGGCCACGACCTGCGCGTGGAGGGCATCGTCGTCGAACCGCTGCACGGCGTCGACGACCTGGCCGGTGCCATCCGTGCCTTCGCGCCCTCCCCGCAGCGCAAGCTCGGCATCCTGGTCGACCACCTCGTCGCAGGAACCAAGGAGGCAAGGATCGCCGCCGAGGCGATGCGCGTTCCCGGCGCTGCCGGCAACGTCCTGATCGTCGGGCACCCCTACGTCGATGTGTGGCAGGCCATCCGCCCCTCCGTGCTGAAGATCAAGGCGTGGCCGGTCGTGCCGCGCGGCACCGACTGGAAGACCGGCATCCTCAAGGGGCTGGGGTGGCCGCACCAGGAGCAGATCGATGTCGCCCAGGGCTGGGAGAGGATCCTGGGGCAGGTGCGCTCCTACGCCGATCTGGAGCCGTCGCTGCTGGGCCGGGTCGAGGAAGTCATCGACTTCCTGACCGCCGGGGACCACTGA
- the ybeY gene encoding rRNA maturation RNase YbeY, whose amino-acid sequence MSVEVNNESAVAADLERVSALGRHILAELYVHPETDVSIILLDEEPMSALHVEWMDLEGPTDVMSFPMDELRPGVPGSPTEAGMLGDIVICPQVATTQAQAQGHSVEDEILLLTTHGMLHLLGFDHAEPEEKEIMFSLQRQLLEDFLGRPAPRETMD is encoded by the coding sequence ATGAGCGTAGAGGTCAACAACGAATCCGCGGTTGCGGCGGACCTGGAGCGCGTCAGCGCGCTGGGACGCCATATCCTGGCGGAACTCTATGTGCACCCGGAAACGGACGTCTCCATCATCCTGCTCGACGAAGAGCCCATGAGCGCGCTGCACGTGGAGTGGATGGACCTCGAAGGCCCCACCGACGTGATGAGCTTCCCCATGGACGAGCTGCGCCCCGGCGTCCCCGGCTCGCCCACGGAGGCAGGCATGCTCGGTGACATCGTGATTTGCCCGCAGGTCGCCACCACCCAGGCCCAGGCCCAGGGGCACTCCGTGGAGGACGAGATCCTGCTGCTGACCACCCACGGCATGCTGCACCTGCTGGGCTTCGACCACGCCGAGCCGGAGGAAAAGGAGATCATGTTCTCCCTCCAGCGCCAACTGCTCGAGGACTTCCTGGGCCGCCCGGCTCCCCGGGAGACGATGGACTAG
- a CDS encoding 16S rRNA (uracil(1498)-N(3))-methyltransferase yields the protein MSNQCFFLSPGELKDALVDAELQLDGPEGHHAVTVKRVRVGEMIDLVDGSGVRAVAEVTATQKAALVATVRALEAEALQPVAITLVQALAKGDRDLQAVESAVELGIDAVRPWQSDRAIVRWNDAKAAKALAKWEGTVLAALKQSRRTFLPEVRPMLNSAQLARDIAERVSGPVPALVVVLHERGTESLAAVVAGWLEAAPVPVPDESGTRQEIQLVVGPEGGISDAELDRFTAAGAKVALLGSHVLRASTAGPAALVLTRHLLGQL from the coding sequence ATGAGCAACCAGTGCTTCTTCCTGTCGCCCGGTGAGCTCAAGGATGCGCTGGTAGACGCCGAGCTGCAGCTGGACGGCCCCGAGGGCCACCATGCGGTAACGGTCAAGCGTGTGCGCGTGGGCGAAATGATCGACCTGGTCGACGGCTCGGGGGTGCGGGCGGTCGCCGAGGTCACCGCGACGCAGAAGGCGGCACTTGTCGCAACGGTGCGCGCCCTCGAAGCCGAGGCGCTGCAGCCGGTGGCCATCACCCTGGTGCAGGCGCTGGCCAAGGGGGACAGGGATTTGCAGGCGGTGGAGTCCGCCGTCGAACTGGGCATCGACGCGGTGCGTCCCTGGCAGTCGGACCGGGCCATCGTGCGCTGGAACGACGCGAAGGCCGCCAAGGCCCTCGCCAAATGGGAGGGCACGGTGCTCGCCGCGCTCAAGCAGTCCCGCCGCACCTTCCTGCCCGAGGTGCGCCCGATGCTCAACAGTGCACAGCTTGCCCGGGACATCGCCGAACGGGTCTCGGGCCCGGTTCCTGCCCTGGTGGTCGTCCTGCACGAACGCGGCACCGAGTCCCTCGCGGCCGTGGTTGCCGGGTGGCTGGAAGCCGCCCCCGTGCCGGTGCCGGACGAATCCGGGACGCGACAGGAGATCCAGCTGGTGGTGGGACCCGAGGGCGGGATCTCCGATGCCGAGCTCGACCGCTTCACCGCGGCCGGAGCCAAGGTGGCCCTGCTGGGAAGCCATGTGCTGCGCGCCTCCACGGCCGGCCCTGCCGCACTGGTGCTCACCCGGCACCTGCTGGGACAGCTCTAG
- a CDS encoding GerMN domain-containing protein — translation MESLNTTAHIPVYWLAENDGTVSLYREFVRVKEAADPIADSVRYMLSQEPADPRYFSAWRPSSSVGASIGPDNVITLDLSAKAFGSDVDEGLAERSIAQLVFTATAAASNAGILTEGLEPTVRILVDGETGYEAFDHITLDHDFGRDTALAAPLWIIDPQFGTTQKAGQVTFHGVSAIFSGGEFWEITRRAESGDEDTVVASGALHTGGDALGHNEFSFSYVLAPGEYTFTAWGVDAQTGGRSGTESKDFTVKH, via the coding sequence ATGGAATCACTGAACACCACCGCACACATCCCGGTGTACTGGTTGGCGGAAAACGACGGAACCGTCTCCCTGTACCGGGAGTTCGTTCGCGTCAAGGAGGCGGCCGACCCCATCGCCGACTCGGTGCGCTACATGCTCTCCCAAGAGCCGGCGGACCCCCGCTATTTCAGCGCGTGGCGCCCCAGCTCGTCCGTCGGCGCCTCAATCGGCCCCGACAACGTCATCACCTTGGACCTTTCGGCCAAGGCCTTCGGCTCGGACGTCGATGAGGGACTGGCCGAACGTTCCATCGCCCAATTGGTGTTCACGGCCACCGCGGCCGCGTCGAACGCCGGAATCCTCACCGAGGGACTGGAACCCACCGTGCGGATCCTCGTCGACGGCGAAACCGGCTACGAGGCCTTTGACCACATCACCCTGGACCACGACTTCGGGCGCGACACCGCGCTGGCCGCGCCGCTGTGGATCATAGACCCACAATTCGGAACCACACAGAAGGCCGGCCAGGTCACCTTCCACGGCGTGAGCGCGATCTTCTCCGGCGGGGAATTCTGGGAAATCACCCGCCGCGCCGAATCCGGCGACGAGGACACCGTTGTGGCCTCCGGTGCACTGCACACCGGCGGCGATGCGCTGGGACACAACGAATTTTCCTTCAGCTATGTGCTGGCCCCCGGCGAATACACGTTCACGGCCTGGGGCGTCGACGCGCAGACCGGCGGCCGCTCCGGCACCGAGTCCAAGGACTTCACCGTCAAGCACTAG